TTAAAGTTTAACATCCACCATTTTTCTGGCGTTTAAACGGACTTCCTCGTTATATTCGTCGAAGCTGGCATCAGCAATCACGGTGATATGTCTACCCACCAGATCACCCACTTTTTCCTCCAGGGATCCCTCATCCCCAGTGGTGGCAATGATTTCTTCGGCTTCGGCGGTGGTCATGTCCAGAACTTCCTCGGCTGCTTTACGGAAGAAGGTGATACTTATAGTGCCAGTGTCATCCTCTAACATGAGACTGATAATCATCAACATGTTGGGCTTTTCGATTTTTTCACCACAAATGTCACAGATATAACCATCTTCAGCCCAGTTAACTCGTTTATTACAGTTGGGGCACATTTCAAAGAGTATCTTGTTACCACGGATGTCTACCACTTCTCCAGTTACCTTTATACTCTGGTCCCCTTCTTCAATATCTCCAATATTTTTGGAGGGATATAATTTTCCTTCTATCTCATCCAAACTGGGAACGGATGTTTCCTCTTCATCTGGCTTAGTTATGATGGTTGTTCTACCTACACTGAGTTCGACACGATCATTTCGCAGGTTAACCCTTGGATTCTCGATTTTGACGGCCTCACCTTCTTTAAAGGATGTGTTGGCCTTGTCATCCCAGAGTGAAGCTCGAACCACTCCGGTATCATCAGCAATATCCATGGAACGGACTATGCCTGCGCTGCCATCACTTTTGGTGAACTGGGTTGGTTCTCCCATACTTAAAATCCTGCCGAATATACTCACATCCCGGTCGCCTTCAGCCAGCTCTTTGATCTTTTTACGCTGATAGATCATTGATTCAACATCTTTTAGAGATGGCAGGTCTTTTATCTCCTCTTCTGTAGGTTCAAGTAATCGGGAAGTTTTACCTACACTGAGATCCACCTGGTAATCTCCCAGGCGGGTGCGTGCATTCTCAATTTTCAGAGTATCTCCCTCTTTCATTTCATGTTCTGCTTTATTATCCCATAGTGAAACTCGCACCATTCCTGAGTCATCGGCAATTTCTGCAGTTCTCACCATGCCAGTGGTGCCATCGTCTCGCTGAAACTCGTTGGGCTCGTAGAGGTTAACCACACGTCCAATAACGTCTACTTCTTCTCCATCTTCTTCTATTTTATTTAAATCACTGATTTTCATTGGTGTGAGGTATTTACCAACTTCATTCAGGGTGTCTTTCATGTCCTGGTCAATTGGGGGGTTGGTGATGAGTTTGGTGTTCCAGTTGGTGTTCACCCGGTAATTGGTACCGGAGTAATCATCGAATTCAATGTTACCTCCGATGATTTTCAGGATGTCCCCCTTTTTAACATCGATTTCAGTGTCTTCATTCCATAGGGTAAGGCGAATAGCGCCGGTATCATCCTCTAATTCCATGGATTTTACTTTTCCGGTACTTCCATCATCTCGTTCGAAGGTTATGGTATCGTAAACCTTACTAACCAAGCCTATAATGGTAACGTTCCTCATTTCATGGGCGTCTCCGATTTTGAGAATATCTTCATGGTATTCTGGAACGTCAAAGTCTCCTTTCACTATTCTACCGATCCAGGAGTGGTTTAAGGATACTTCTCCATTACGGGCTCTGCCCTGAGCTCCCAGTACCTTGATAGCGTCCCCTTCTTTTAGATCCAGATCCTCGATGAGGTTGGTGTCTTTGTTCCACAGGGTGAATTGTATACTACCGCTCTTGTCCTGCAACTCCAGTGATGCTACTTTACCATCTCTGCCATTACGATCAAAGGATCTTATCCTAGGAATTCTAACTACACGTGCAACAACGTTTACCTCCATATCTCCTTTAATTTCACTTAATGGAGTTATTTTATCGTTATATGGGGGTAAATTGGGGTAATCTGTTGGGTTCATTTTTTCCAGGGAGGATTGTATGTTAAGGTGGGTTTCATCATCCCTGAATCCTTGCTTCACTTCAACATCATTGATTTGGACCACATCTCCTTCATGGAATTTATCCATTAATTTAATGTTTTCCGTCCAAAAAACAACTCTTATTCTGCCGGTCTCATCTGCAAGGATCAAATTTGCCAGTTTTCCTTCCCTACCTTTCTTACTGGTGAATTTCTTAACATTGGAAATGCTCATTACCCTTCCCAGTAGATTTATATGTTGTTTACCTGTTTCTAAATCTTTTATCTTCCATAAATCCTTTACTTCTTCAGTGGGTTCGTTTTTTTCGGTAATATAGTCTCCTACCACCATATGGGCTATGCTAATATCGTCAATAAAGCTTACATCTGCGTTTTCTTTCTTATATTCTTCCATCTTTTTCTGGAAGTCTTCATATGAGATTTTGTCTTTGATTTTCTCATATTCATCCTTTATCTCTTGGCTCATTTCCCTCATTTTATTCCCTCATCATATCTCTCTAAGGTCCTATTATTAAATCATCTATCATATTCAATATACAAGTTAGTATTACATTATATATATATTTTATTACAAATAATTTGGTCTTCAGTATATTACTTACTATTGGTCTTCAGTCAGTAGTTCTTATGTAAATATATATAATGTGATTAGTCCGAGCTTTTGAGAAGTAATAATATTGATTTTAGGAGAGGGGTTTTTAATAGGGTTAGAGGTTATTTGAAAAATTTCTTTGGGAGCACAGAGAATAATATATATAATAGTTAGTTAGATAAAACTATTTACTTTACAGGTGATAACCTATGAATAAGGAGCTTGAACTGGTAGAATCAATGGATAAACTTAGCGATTTAATGAGAAAATTCCAAACACAACTTCGAACAGGAGATTTAAAAGAATACACACTACGACAATTGTACTACATAGAATTAATCGATAAAAACCAGGGGATAAGCGTTTCTGAACTAGCAAAAAAACTGCATGTTAAAAAGTCAACAGTATCCATAGCCATCAACCAGTTAATCGATCTGGGGATTGTAATCAAAATTCAATCCAACTCTGATAAACGTTTCTATTCCCTTCAATTAACATCTAAGGGTAATCAAATAATGGAAATGCACAAACAAGTCCATAAAAATACTATAAAAAAGATTTCCAAGATTTTAAACCCTGAAGAAGTCGAAAATTTCGTGAAGATAGTAAATAAAATAACCATTTCCGAATTAGGATTTTCAAAATAAGATCAAAATCACTATTTCCAAATTGAAGTTATTGAATTAAAAATTACGGATGAACAAATTGCATTGATAGATTAATTCGTAAATTACATTTAAATGGAGGAAAGCAAATGGCAATGACCATGGCAGAAAAAATACTGGCAAAAGCAGCAGGATTAAATGAAACAGTGGCGGGAGATATTGTTATGGCCAACATAGATGTGGCCATGACCCATGATCTAACCGGACCTTTATCTGTGGAATCATTCCAGAAAATCGGAGTGGAAAAAGTATGGGACCCTGAAAAAATCGTGGTTCTTTTCGACCACCAGGTACCAGCAGACTCCCTGGAAGCAGCCCAAAACCACATATTCATGCGGGAATTTGTGGACAAACAGGGAATAAACA
This portion of the Methanobacterium sp. Maddingley MBC34 genome encodes:
- a CDS encoding single-stranded DNA-binding protein (PFAM: Replication factor-A C terminal domain; OB-fold nucleic acid binding domain) → MREMSQEIKDEYEKIKDKISYEDFQKKMEEYKKENADVSFIDDISIAHMVVGDYITEKNEPTEEVKDLWKIKDLETGKQHINLLGRVMSISNVKKFTSKKGREGKLANLILADETGRIRVVFWTENIKLMDKFHEGDVVQINDVEVKQGFRDDETHLNIQSSLEKMNPTDYPNLPPYNDKITPLSEIKGDMEVNVVARVVRIPRIRSFDRNGRDGKVASLELQDKSGSIQFTLWNKDTNLIEDLDLKEGDAIKVLGAQGRARNGEVSLNHSWIGRIVKGDFDVPEYHEDILKIGDAHEMRNVTIIGLVSKVYDTITFERDDGSTGKVKSMELEDDTGAIRLTLWNEDTEIDVKKGDILKIIGGNIEFDDYSGTNYRVNTNWNTKLITNPPIDQDMKDTLNEVGKYLTPMKISDLNKIEEDGEEVDVIGRVVNLYEPNEFQRDDGTTGMVRTAEIADDSGMVRVSLWDNKAEHEMKEGDTLKIENARTRLGDYQVDLSVGKTSRLLEPTEEEIKDLPSLKDVESMIYQRKKIKELAEGDRDVSIFGRILSMGEPTQFTKSDGSAGIVRSMDIADDTGVVRASLWDDKANTSFKEGEAVKIENPRVNLRNDRVELSVGRTTIITKPDEEETSVPSLDEIEGKLYPSKNIGDIEEGDQSIKVTGEVVDIRGNKILFEMCPNCNKRVNWAEDGYICDICGEKIEKPNMLMIISLMLEDDTGTISITFFRKAAEEVLDMTTAEAEEIIATTGDEGSLEEKVGDLVGRHITVIADASFDEYNEEVRLNARKMVDVKL
- a CDS encoding transcriptional regulator (PFAM: MarR family); amino-acid sequence: MNKELELVESMDKLSDLMRKFQTQLRTGDLKEYTLRQLYYIELIDKNQGISVSELAKKLHVKKSTVSIAINQLIDLGIVIKIQSNSDKRFYSLQLTSKGNQIMEMHKQVHKNTIKKISKILNPEEVENFVKIVNKITISELGFSK